The following are encoded together in the Labrus mixtus chromosome 2, fLabMix1.1, whole genome shotgun sequence genome:
- the LOC132983837 gene encoding pancreatic secretory granule membrane major glycoprotein GP2-like, translated as MWAIMTVPRGVFLLLLLQCFTVRTSGLSPSSRSGPSSQSVQFSCGSTVCPSGTDCVRMNGTLQCADPCQEYTVLNDDWRSTNNTSRQNPRCDQNVNWQGWYRLFLGQTNAKIPERCVAERRCGTNAPLWITTPHPTQSGQIVNRTVCGSWSGSCCRFSSHTIHVKLCYGNYFVYKLVQPSACSLAYCAEVNRATPEDPSTTLDPSTATSSASQVNITSTTTPDNSSAGEGEVRLVNRGNQSCSGRVEIFHRGQWGTVCDDDWDLRDANVVCRQLDCGPPRSALLNAAFGPGSGPIWLDDVGCSGNETSITECRHSGLGVHNCNHIEDASVVCEGSNSTVVPPTPVTTPGNITSTTTPDNSSAVEGEVRLVNRGNQSCSGRVEIFHRGQWGTVCDDQWGLADAQVACRQMGCGRALSAPSVAYFGQGSGPIWLDEVGCSGNETSITECRHSGLGVHNCTHVDDASVVCEDSALHDYQLICSPDKLQMGLDLADLTSGLNPYSGNLASLNCSWARVQNNMVWYEVDAVEGACGNTLTTNRTHAIYSNSLSVYPVINGSFNLPVSIPFSCAYPLETDTSLNVAIRPFLPSSGGILGSGAGPSAAMSLFRNAAFTETFPAGGVNLPLGSPLYVGVSVTERELRFVVVLEECYASHSSDPHYYQRYSLIQNKCPTDARQVSVIESGMSLRARFSALLFLLEDDYRAIYLHCNISLCDRERFCCVPSCRRRKYRSVSSSVAMERVIIGPIAWDKSTK; from the exons ATGTGGGCAATAATGACGGTGCCTAGGGGTGTGTTTTTACTCCtgcttttacagtgttttactGTAAGAACATCAG GGCTTTCCCCCAGCTCCAGATCAGGTCCCTCCTCCCAGTCTGTCCAGTTCAGCTGTGGATCCACTGTGTGTCCTTCAGGCACAGACTGTGTCAGAATGAATGGGACTCTCCAGTGTGCTGACCCCTGCCAGGAGTACACTGTGCTGAATGATGACTGGCGCTCAACAAATAACACGTCCCGCCAGAACCCACGCTGTGACCAAAATGTTAACTGGCAAGGCTGGTATCGGCTGTTTCTGGGGCAAACCAATGCTAAAATTCCAGAGAGGTGTGTGGCTGAAAGAAGGTGTGGAACCAATGCTCCTCTATGGATAACAACTCCTCATCCCACACAGTCAGGTCAGATTGTGAACCGCACTGTGTGTGGCTCATGGTCAGGAAGCTGCTGTCGTTTCTCCTCACACACCATCCATGTCAAGCTCTGCTATGGAAACTACTTCGTCTACAAACTTGTGCAGCCAAGCGCATGTTCGCTTGCATACTGTGCAG AGGTGAACAGAGCAACTCCTGAAGATCCTTCAACCACACTTGATCCAAGTACAGCGACCTCTTCTGCCAGTCAGGTTAATATCACCTCCACCACAACACCCGACAACAGCTCAGCAGGTGAGGGTGAGGTCCGTCTGGTTAACAGAGGGAACCAGTCCTGCTCTGGCAGAGTAGAGATCTTCCACCGTGGACAGTGGGGGACGGTGTGTGACGATGACTGGGACCTCAGGGATGCCAACGTGGTGTGTAGACAGCTGGACTGTGGCCCTCCTCGTTCAGCATTACTAAATGCAGCTTTTGGTCCGGGCAGTGGACCCATCTGGTTGGATGATGTTGGTTGTTCCGGCAACGAAACATCAATAACAGAGTGCAGACATTCAGGGCTTGGGGTCCACAACTGTAATCACATTGAAGATGCCAGTGTTGTCTGTGAAG GATCTAACAGTACAGTTGTACCCCCCACACCTGTTACAACACCTGGGAACATCACCTCCACCACAACACCCGACAACAGCTCAGCAGTTGAGGGTGAGGTCCGTCTGGTTAACAGAGGGAACCAGTCCTGCTCTGGCAGAGTAGAGATCTTCCACCGTGGACAGTGGGGGACGGTGTGTGATGATCAATGGGGCCTGGCTGATGCtcaggtggcgtgcagacagatGGGCTGTGGCAGGGCTCTGTCAGCACCATCAGTTGCCTATTTTGGACAGGGCAGTGGACCCATCTGGTTGGATGAGGTTGGTTGTTCCGGCAACGAAACATCAATAACAGAGTGCAGACATTCAGGGCTTGGGGTCCACAACTGTACTCACGTTGATGATGCCAGTGTTGTCTGTGAAG aCTCTGCACTGCATGATTACCAGCTAATTTGCAGCCCTGATAAACTTCAAATGGGGCTGGATTTGGCTGACCTCACCTCAGGTTTGAACCCATACTCTGGCAACTTGGCATCTCTTAATTGCTCCTGGGCCAGAGTACAAAATAACATGGTGTGGTATGAAGTAGACGCTGTGGAAGGTGCCTGTGGAAACACTCTGACG ACCAACCGCACACATGCGATCTACTCCAACAGTTTATCTGTCTACCCTGTTATCAATGGGTCCTTTAACCTTCCTGTGAGCATCCCCTTCTCCTGTGCATATCCCCTGGAAACAGACACCAGCCTGAATGTGGCTATCAGACCATTCCTGCC GTCTTCAGGGGGTATTTTAGGATCTGGTGCCGGACCCAGTGCCGCCATGTCTCTTTTCCGTAACGCCGCCTTCACTGAGACTTTCCCAGCTGGAGGGGTCAACCTGCCACTGGGTTCACCTTTGTACGTGGGTGTCTCTGTAACAGAAAGAGAGCtcagatttgttgttgttctggagGAATGCTACGCCTCTCACTCATCCGATCCTCACTATTACCAGCGATACTCTCTCATCCAGAACAA GTGTCCGACCGATGCCCGACAGGTGTCTGTGATTGAGAGCGGCATGTCTTTGCGTGCTCGTTTCTCTGCCCTGCTC